One Pseudomonas entomophila genomic window carries:
- a CDS encoding RHS repeat domain-containing protein — MQALVMDLHANTPTVTVFSNRSQAVREVAYHRHPATPTATDARITRHHYDPRGFLTRSQDPRLFAADLANFTWLTDLAGTAVRTQGVDPGISLDLNDIAGRPLLAVSQIAPGPDGDDHSQAVTRTWRHEPPTLPGRLLAVTEQISDEPVRQAERFVYAGADLADRQHNLAGRCSHHYDPAGLLRIDSLALTGPALASIRRLLKVADDVAVMSDWQGDDASAWEAQLVPEGEGHLTVGTLDATGMRLTSLDAAGHKQRVAYDVAGQLRGSWLKVKGTAEQAIVTSLSYTATGEKLEELHGNGVVTHYTREPRTQRLAGIRTKGAKVLQDLQYTYDPVGNVQARVDEALAITYWRNQKIEPRNTYEYDSLYQLVSAKGREMASGGKPDPVRLPFHTFDYATYTNYTRLYTYDTASNLTRIEHQSPVSGNSHTTDITVSDRSNRAVASELASGAAQVEALFTAGGQQKKLFPGQHLSWNSRAELLQVRPVIREGAPGDHEGYRYAGDSQRLLKVSTQKTSGVERTQRLVYLPGLELRHTATAGSVAEDLQVICVGQAGRAQVRVLHWVTGRPPEIDNDQLRFSYDDLLGSGTLELDGQGEVISQEEYFPFGGTAVFSARSEAQGSYKVLRYSGKERDATGLYYYGYRYYQPWVGRWLSADPAGSVDGLNLFAMVINNPVTLVDEQGLMLSARVAGKSGGTSRQSGGRMPGTQAETRQGEPVAGSSRATRPEPDDPVEDDGFSTVGVRKPPKTSNQGTASFRGGSYALGSKPADKVVFANLRGQVPGEARVHPNDVLAVAKRPNADGRGSKILFLSAGDENKGFKHVLRHRNSFEKVGVKGDEEIKELVVHALANGREVDVQNPFNKNVNVNGETGRPVYEVEFKGKMQRVAITTGRYGIIVGANPNDPSYALNQSNINRRPNQPPGQRQGRANFR; from the coding sequence ATGCAGGCCTTGGTAATGGATCTCCACGCGAACACGCCCACGGTGACGGTCTTCAGCAACCGTAGCCAGGCGGTTCGCGAAGTTGCCTATCACCGGCATCCCGCCACCCCGACTGCTACGGACGCGCGCATCACCCGCCACCACTACGACCCGCGCGGTTTTCTGACTCGAAGCCAGGATCCCCGCCTGTTCGCTGCCGACCTTGCGAACTTCACCTGGCTGACCGACCTCGCCGGCACCGCTGTCCGCACCCAAGGTGTCGACCCCGGCATCTCGCTCGACCTCAACGACATCGCAGGCCGCCCGTTGCTGGCCGTCAGCCAGATCGCCCCAGGCCCGGACGGCGATGACCACAGCCAGGCAGTTACCCGTACCTGGCGGCATGAGCCCCCGACCTTGCCCGGGCGTCTGCTGGCTGTGACGGAACAGATAAGCGACGAGCCTGTCCGCCAGGCCGAGCGCTTCGTCTATGCTGGCGCCGACCTGGCGGACAGGCAGCACAACCTGGCCGGTCGCTGCAGCCACCACTACGACCCGGCAGGGCTGCTGCGCATCGACAGCCTGGCCCTGACCGGCCCGGCGTTGGCCAGCATTCGGCGGCTGCTCAAGGTGGCCGACGATGTCGCGGTGATGAGCGACTGGCAAGGCGACGACGCTTCGGCCTGGGAGGCGCAGTTGGTGCCGGAGGGCGAAGGCCACCTCACCGTGGGCACTCTGGACGCCACCGGCATGCGGCTGACCAGCCTCGATGCCGCCGGCCATAAGCAGCGTGTGGCCTATGACGTGGCGGGGCAGTTGCGAGGCAGTTGGCTCAAGGTGAAGGGTACGGCGGAGCAGGCGATCGTCACGTCGCTGAGCTATACCGCCACTGGCGAAAAGCTGGAGGAGTTGCATGGCAACGGAGTGGTGACCCACTACACCCGTGAGCCCCGCACGCAGCGCCTGGCTGGTATCAGGACCAAGGGAGCCAAGGTGCTGCAGGACCTGCAGTACACCTACGACCCGGTGGGTAATGTGCAGGCCCGGGTGGACGAGGCGCTGGCGATCACGTACTGGCGAAACCAGAAGATCGAGCCGCGCAACACCTATGAATACGACAGCCTGTACCAACTGGTCAGTGCCAAGGGGCGCGAGATGGCCAGTGGCGGCAAGCCGGACCCAGTCCGGCTGCCATTCCACACATTCGACTACGCGACCTACACCAACTACACCCGGCTCTACACCTACGATACGGCCAGCAACCTGACCCGGATCGAGCATCAGTCCCCTGTCAGCGGCAACAGTCACACGACGGACATCACCGTCAGCGACCGCAGCAACCGGGCGGTGGCGAGCGAGCTGGCGAGCGGTGCGGCGCAGGTAGAAGCCTTGTTCACGGCGGGCGGCCAGCAGAAGAAATTGTTCCCGGGTCAGCACTTGAGCTGGAACTCGCGTGCGGAACTGTTGCAGGTGAGGCCGGTGATCCGCGAAGGCGCACCAGGCGATCACGAGGGTTACCGTTACGCGGGTGACAGCCAACGCTTGCTCAAGGTCAGCACACAGAAAACCTCAGGCGTTGAGCGGACGCAGCGGTTGGTTTACCTGCCAGGGCTGGAGCTACGCCACACGGCAACGGCGGGAAGCGTGGCGGAGGACTTGCAGGTAATTTGCGTAGGGCAGGCGGGGCGGGCACAGGTGCGCGTCTTGCACTGGGTGACGGGTCGGCCGCCAGAAATCGACAACGACCAGCTGCGCTTCAGTTATGACGACCTGCTCGGCAGCGGCACGCTGGAGCTCGATGGCCAAGGCGAGGTCATCAGCCAGGAAGAGTACTTCCCGTTTGGTGGCACGGCGGTGTTCAGTGCGCGTAGTGAGGCGCAAGGTAGTTACAAGGTGCTGCGTTACTCGGGCAAGGAGCGGGATGCCACGGGGCTGTATTACTACGGCTACCGGTATTATCAGCCGTGGGTGGGGCGCTGGCTGAGCGCTGATCCGGCGGGCAGTGTAGATGGGCTCAACCTGTTCGCAATGGTGATCAACAACCCCGTCACGCTGGTTGATGAGCAAGGGTTGATGTTGTCAGCAAGAGTAGCGGGCAAGTCAGGAGGGACTTCCAGGCAGTCCGGCGGCAGGATGCCAGGTACGCAAGCAGAGACGAGGCAAGGGGAACCGGTAGCAGGATCTTCAAGGGCCACCCGGCCAGAACCGGATGACCCTGTGGAGGATGATGGTTTTTCCACGGTGGGGGTGCGCAAACCGCCAAAGACTTCGAATCAAGGGACGGCTTCGTTTCGTGGTGGATCTTATGCGCTGGGTAGCAAGCCGGCGGATAAGGTCGTCTTCGCGAACCTTAGAGGACAAGTGCCAGGGGAGGCTAGGGTGCACCCAAACGATGTGCTGGCGGTGGCCAAAAGGCCCAACGCCGATGGGCGCGGTAGCAAAATACTGTTTCTGAGTGCCGGTGATGAAAACAAGGGATTCAAGCATGTTCTCAGGCATAGGAACAGTTTTGAAAAAGTGGGGGTGAAGGGCGACGAGGAGATCAAGGAACTCGTGGTTCATGCGCTTGCCAATGGTCGGGAAGTGGATGTTCAGAACCCGTTCAACAAGAATGTCAACGTCAATGGTGAAACTGGCCGTCCTGTCTACGAAGTCGAATTCAAAGGCAAAATGCAGCGGGTCGCCATCACGACAGGTCGATATGGAATCATAGTGGGCGCAAATCCAAACGACCCGTCCTACGCGCTGAATCAATCCAACATCAACAGACGACCTAACCAGCCACCTGGGCAACGCCAAGGCCGGGCTAATTTCCGATGA
- the mrdA gene encoding penicillin-binding protein 2, whose amino-acid sequence MPQPIPLKDHEKEKSLVNRRLLACAVLVMSLVAVLVGRLYVLQVLQHDQQSAVSENNRVHVLPIPPERGLIYDRNGVVLATNKPSFDLTMTRERAGDSAKVLDTLTQILGLGEDDRHQFDKDLRRGRKPFEPVTLMVGLSEEQIALIAVNQFRLPGLDVAPQFIREYPLAEHFAHSVGYVGRINEKEAKTLDSTAYRGTQSIGKTGVERFYENELHGQVGYEEVETNAQGRVMRVLRHHDPVPGKDIVLSLDAHLQQAAEKALGDRRGAVVVLDPANGDVLAMVSNPSFDPNLFVKGISYKQYSALRDSIDRPLFNRVLRGLYAPGSTVKPEVAIAGLDSGVITPGNRVFDPGYYELPNYDHKYRNWNRTGDGWVDMYTAIMRSNDTYFYDLAHKLGIDRLHDYMAEFGLGQKVSLDMFEEAPGLMPSQAWKRATRRQAWFPGETLILGIGQGYMQVTPLQLAQATSLLASKGAWHRPHLAMSVGGQAPIDPNPMPDIVLHDRRAWDQVSQGMQMVMHDPRGIARAAAAGAQYRIAGKSGTAQVVAIKQGERYNRDKTLERHRDNALFVGFAPADHPAMVVAVMIENGEAGGRVAGPVVREVMDAYLLDDQGHLKARYAGTTAKETAPHG is encoded by the coding sequence ATGCCGCAACCCATCCCCCTCAAGGACCACGAAAAGGAAAAGAGCCTGGTCAACCGCCGGCTGCTGGCCTGCGCCGTCCTGGTGATGAGCCTGGTGGCGGTGCTGGTGGGCCGGCTGTACGTGCTCCAGGTACTGCAGCACGACCAGCAATCGGCGGTGTCGGAAAACAACCGCGTGCACGTGCTGCCCATCCCGCCCGAGCGCGGGCTGATCTACGACCGCAACGGCGTGGTGCTGGCGACCAACAAGCCCAGCTTCGACCTGACCATGACCCGCGAACGCGCCGGCGACTCGGCCAAGGTGCTGGACACCCTCACGCAGATCCTTGGTTTGGGCGAGGACGACCGCCACCAGTTCGACAAGGACCTGCGCCGTGGCCGCAAGCCGTTCGAGCCGGTGACCCTGATGGTCGGCCTGAGCGAGGAACAGATCGCCCTGATCGCCGTCAACCAGTTCCGCCTGCCAGGCCTGGACGTGGCGCCGCAGTTCATCCGCGAATACCCCCTGGCCGAGCACTTCGCCCATTCGGTGGGCTATGTCGGGCGGATCAACGAGAAAGAAGCCAAGACCCTCGACAGCACTGCTTACCGCGGCACCCAGTCGATCGGCAAGACCGGCGTCGAGCGCTTCTACGAGAACGAGCTGCACGGCCAGGTGGGCTACGAGGAAGTCGAGACCAACGCCCAGGGCCGGGTGATGCGGGTGCTGCGCCACCACGACCCGGTGCCGGGCAAGGATATCGTGCTGAGCCTCGACGCCCACCTGCAACAGGCCGCGGAGAAAGCCCTGGGTGACCGCCGTGGCGCGGTGGTGGTGCTGGACCCGGCCAACGGCGATGTGCTGGCCATGGTCAGCAACCCCAGTTTCGACCCCAACCTGTTCGTCAAGGGCATCAGCTACAAGCAGTACTCGGCCCTGCGCGACTCCATCGACCGGCCGCTGTTCAACCGCGTGCTGCGCGGCCTGTACGCCCCCGGTTCGACGGTCAAGCCGGAGGTGGCCATCGCCGGCCTGGACAGCGGCGTGATCACCCCGGGCAACCGGGTGTTCGACCCCGGCTACTACGAGCTGCCCAACTACGACCACAAGTACCGCAACTGGAACCGCACCGGCGATGGCTGGGTGGACATGTACACCGCGATCATGCGGTCCAACGACACCTACTTCTACGACCTGGCGCACAAGCTGGGCATCGACCGCCTGCACGACTACATGGCCGAGTTCGGCCTGGGCCAGAAAGTCTCGCTGGACATGTTCGAAGAAGCGCCCGGGCTGATGCCGTCGCAAGCCTGGAAGCGCGCCACCCGGCGCCAGGCGTGGTTCCCCGGCGAGACGCTGATCCTCGGGATCGGCCAGGGCTACATGCAGGTCACACCGCTGCAACTGGCCCAGGCCACCAGCCTGCTGGCGAGCAAGGGTGCGTGGCACCGCCCGCACCTGGCGATGAGCGTCGGCGGCCAGGCGCCCATCGACCCCAACCCGATGCCGGACATCGTGCTGCATGACCGCCGCGCCTGGGACCAGGTCAGCCAGGGTATGCAGATGGTCATGCACGACCCGCGCGGCATCGCCCGCGCCGCCGCCGCCGGCGCCCAGTACCGCATTGCCGGCAAGAGCGGCACGGCGCAGGTGGTGGCGATCAAGCAAGGGGAACGCTACAACCGCGACAAGACCCTCGAACGCCACCGCGACAACGCCCTGTTCGTCGGTTTCGCGCCGGCCGATCACCCGGCGATGGTGGTGGCGGTGATGATCGAGAACGGCGAGGCCGGTGGCCGGGTCGCGGGGCCGGTGGTGCGCGAGGTGATGGATGCGTATCTGCTTGACGACCAGGGCCACCTGAAAGCCCGGTACGCAGGTACCACGGCAAAAGAAACGGCGCCCCACGGTTGA
- a CDS encoding patatin-like phospholipase family protein, which translates to MNEECSTGNASQPEAQPDAPSNLSSRLVARRRDRLFDDKAEVAMTGQLPRDGSDVWGLALSGGGIRSATFSLGLLRGLARQKLLSRFDLLSTVSGGSYVGSMLGRLYDRIRPGGTSTPATSTSNGTPPPAAADQVQDAMADAQGRWFGWWLRANGRYLAPAGFADRLFAITLYLRNLLALHFEFGLLAVLAGSLLAALDLGVWQGLAAAGYQWDTPSLFNGLMVLKPWLPTAWLLLVLVVPIALHLVLTYWDSQWVAKHFARYCFAKLVMSFVLVAAAVLVREMALASAADQASAGLARLLPGIALLVVLLLATSATHARVSWLRLRPAQGQQAARDTAEKDALSEMRNRLTLQLRACLGIALLILALGIAERLAWLVAFQTRVFETLDLGIALAVVSGVAQALMLSLRASKGRQQRQAAPPSRLVPLLLQLAGYLLAAALFVWWVSLVLKVGFTPVFPEFVKSDGAPAEVIQPQFDAGWLTLLCIVIPPALYVAATGSNLGFLNLSSLHTFYKARLVRSYLGATNPARFSGSGAASALARIKPSELTTSEVSNVGKVAPGDDVSLAAYQPHLAGGPVHIISTCVNQTADPKGRLFNRDRKGLILSVRAGGDSRFSQEGWRSEFPGIGKLSLGGWMAISGAAAAPGLGARTQRGLAALLTLVGVRLGYWLSRDERGGPKNAGRASIRRRLAGMAGKSTALGHELSASFAAGPEDDWFVTDGGHFENTGVYPLLLERASVIVLADCGADPGYSFEDVENLVRKARIDMNITITFRQPRDPGLFSPATANDPECDWCETIGYFGTLQDLAKDDNESCLALATIIYPDAPPAILIVVKPNICRSVSMDVANYKRQCPLFPQEPTGDQFFSESQWESYFALGSELGGYLSRRLIDQTRAHLDVLFDLDADNTPSLPASASAAASAKPPTDRASRSVWGRQVGPVGATVGAGVVLSLAVAAWQSIDAYRTAQKTRMADERAALVEISRLWEQLPPATSSSDLAGAANRLAVALLRAGDTYCMKGDAGWLMKSEFGRRVIADGVLACASLKGGMGPACQAMVEARSGLKSLDAGSCLVRTAPPSPTVYWGYDYSEGGNWKTLHPCSRQRSALVEQYSDFKETYQIAVNDTRSPEELAGVRVGCHAMAATAVRPTDGTEMAMPAPPPVAAAPPEASVEPDATATRPERSSAAQIAASTLCKGNTIYMQIYGPNMRDQVRVFRSWWHDKWQASVPPIEDVVATAFRAARPAPKEVSRTTVRYHDATGYECARNIVNTVQATVPGADWTLEPLSPALNGARGVIEVWFSRTDNVPGQWQP; encoded by the coding sequence ATGAACGAAGAATGCTCTACCGGAAATGCTTCACAGCCAGAGGCTCAGCCTGACGCCCCTTCGAACCTTTCCAGCAGGCTCGTTGCCAGGCGACGAGACCGACTTTTCGACGACAAGGCCGAAGTGGCCATGACCGGGCAACTCCCCAGGGACGGTAGCGATGTATGGGGCCTGGCGCTCTCCGGCGGGGGTATCCGCAGCGCGACGTTCAGCCTCGGCCTGTTGCGCGGGCTCGCCAGGCAGAAACTGCTCAGCCGCTTCGACCTGCTGTCGACCGTGTCCGGCGGCAGCTATGTCGGCAGCATGCTTGGCCGGCTCTACGACCGAATCCGGCCAGGCGGTACATCAACCCCTGCGACCAGCACATCGAATGGCACGCCACCTCCGGCCGCCGCCGACCAGGTGCAGGACGCCATGGCCGATGCCCAAGGCAGATGGTTCGGCTGGTGGCTGCGCGCCAACGGCCGCTACCTGGCCCCCGCTGGTTTCGCCGATCGACTGTTCGCCATCACCCTCTACCTGCGCAACTTGCTGGCCTTGCACTTCGAGTTCGGCTTGCTCGCGGTGCTGGCGGGGAGCCTGCTGGCTGCCCTCGACCTGGGTGTATGGCAAGGCCTGGCGGCTGCGGGGTACCAGTGGGATACGCCCTCGCTATTCAACGGGCTGATGGTCCTCAAGCCCTGGCTGCCGACGGCCTGGCTCCTGCTCGTGCTGGTGGTGCCGATCGCGCTGCATCTGGTGCTGACCTACTGGGATTCGCAATGGGTCGCCAAGCACTTCGCCAGGTACTGTTTCGCCAAGCTTGTCATGTCCTTTGTGTTGGTCGCCGCGGCGGTGTTGGTGAGGGAAATGGCACTGGCTTCCGCCGCCGACCAGGCATCGGCGGGCCTGGCCCGTCTCCTGCCCGGCATCGCGCTGCTGGTCGTCCTGCTGCTGGCCACGTCCGCGACCCACGCCCGGGTCAGCTGGCTCCGCCTGCGGCCCGCACAGGGCCAGCAGGCGGCGCGGGACACCGCTGAAAAAGATGCCCTGTCGGAAATGCGCAATCGCCTGACCCTCCAACTAAGGGCATGCCTTGGCATCGCCCTGCTTATCCTGGCGCTGGGCATCGCCGAGCGGCTGGCCTGGTTGGTAGCGTTTCAGACCCGGGTGTTCGAAACCCTCGACCTCGGCATCGCGCTGGCGGTCGTCTCCGGGGTCGCCCAGGCGCTGATGCTCAGCCTGCGCGCGAGCAAGGGCCGCCAGCAACGGCAGGCCGCGCCGCCCAGCCGCCTGGTGCCGCTACTGCTGCAACTGGCTGGCTACCTGCTTGCCGCCGCGCTGTTCGTCTGGTGGGTGTCCCTGGTCCTGAAAGTGGGTTTCACGCCCGTGTTTCCGGAGTTCGTGAAGTCGGATGGCGCCCCGGCCGAGGTCATTCAGCCCCAGTTCGACGCGGGATGGCTGACACTGTTATGCATCGTGATCCCACCAGCACTGTATGTCGCGGCCACCGGATCGAACCTGGGCTTTCTCAATCTTTCGTCCCTGCATACGTTCTACAAGGCGCGCCTGGTGCGCAGCTACCTGGGGGCAACCAACCCAGCACGCTTCAGCGGCAGTGGTGCAGCCTCGGCCCTGGCCAGGATCAAACCGAGCGAGCTCACCACCAGCGAGGTCAGCAATGTCGGCAAGGTCGCACCTGGCGATGATGTCTCCCTTGCCGCCTACCAACCGCATCTGGCGGGCGGCCCTGTGCACATCATCAGCACGTGCGTCAACCAGACAGCCGACCCCAAGGGCAGACTGTTCAATCGTGATCGCAAAGGCTTGATCCTCAGCGTGCGGGCTGGCGGCGACTCGCGATTCAGCCAGGAAGGCTGGCGTAGCGAATTCCCCGGAATCGGCAAGCTCAGCCTGGGCGGCTGGATGGCGATTTCCGGCGCGGCGGCCGCGCCGGGGCTTGGCGCCCGTACGCAACGTGGGTTGGCGGCACTATTGACTTTGGTCGGTGTACGGCTGGGGTACTGGCTCTCCCGGGATGAACGGGGTGGGCCAAAGAACGCCGGTCGCGCCTCGATCCGCCGTCGACTTGCGGGCATGGCCGGCAAGTCGACGGCGCTGGGCCATGAACTGTCCGCAAGTTTCGCCGCGGGCCCCGAGGACGACTGGTTCGTCACCGACGGTGGGCACTTCGAGAACACCGGTGTCTATCCGCTGCTGCTGGAGCGGGCCAGCGTGATCGTGCTGGCCGACTGTGGCGCAGACCCCGGCTACTCGTTCGAGGACGTCGAGAACCTGGTGCGCAAGGCGCGCATCGACATGAACATCACCATCACTTTCCGCCAGCCACGCGACCCTGGGCTATTCTCGCCGGCCACTGCCAATGACCCGGAGTGCGACTGGTGTGAAACCATCGGATACTTCGGCACCCTGCAGGACCTGGCCAAGGACGACAACGAAAGCTGCCTCGCACTTGCCACCATCATCTATCCGGATGCGCCACCGGCAATCCTCATTGTGGTCAAGCCCAACATCTGCAGGTCGGTGTCGATGGATGTGGCGAACTACAAGCGCCAGTGCCCACTGTTCCCCCAGGAGCCCACTGGCGATCAGTTCTTCAGCGAGAGCCAGTGGGAGTCCTATTTCGCGCTGGGCAGCGAGCTGGGCGGATACCTGAGCCGCCGCCTGATCGACCAGACAAGGGCGCACCTGGACGTGCTGTTCGACCTGGATGCCGACAACACCCCCTCCCTGCCCGCATCGGCGAGCGCCGCCGCATCCGCCAAGCCGCCCACTGACCGCGCCTCGAGAAGTGTCTGGGGGCGCCAGGTCGGCCCGGTCGGCGCGACTGTCGGCGCGGGCGTGGTGCTCTCGCTGGCCGTTGCCGCCTGGCAATCCATCGATGCCTATCGAACCGCCCAGAAGACCAGAATGGCGGACGAGCGCGCGGCGTTGGTGGAGATTTCGAGACTGTGGGAACAGCTGCCGCCGGCAACCTCTTCGAGTGACCTCGCCGGCGCTGCGAATCGGCTGGCGGTCGCCCTGCTGCGCGCGGGCGACACCTATTGCATGAAGGGTGACGCCGGCTGGCTCATGAAATCCGAGTTCGGCAGACGCGTGATCGCCGATGGCGTGCTCGCCTGCGCGTCCCTGAAGGGCGGCATGGGGCCTGCCTGCCAGGCGATGGTCGAGGCCAGGTCCGGGCTGAAATCACTGGATGCGGGGTCGTGCCTGGTGAGGACCGCACCGCCATCGCCGACCGTCTACTGGGGGTACGACTACAGCGAAGGCGGCAACTGGAAGACCTTGCACCCCTGCTCCAGGCAACGAAGCGCGCTGGTCGAGCAGTACAGCGATTTCAAGGAGACCTACCAGATCGCTGTCAACGACACCCGCTCACCGGAAGAACTGGCGGGTGTCCGGGTGGGTTGCCACGCAATGGCAGCGACGGCTGTGCGCCCGACCGATGGCACGGAGATGGCCATGCCCGCACCGCCTCCAGTCGCCGCCGCGCCACCAGAAGCATCCGTAGAGCCTGACGCCACTGCCACCCGCCCTGAGAGATCGTCTGCGGCTCAAATAGCCGCGAGCACGCTGTGCAAGGGCAACACGATCTACATGCAGATCTATGGCCCGAACATGCGCGACCAGGTTCGGGTGTTCAGGAGCTGGTGGCACGACAAGTGGCAGGCCAGCGTGCCACCGATCGAAGATGTCGTCGCGACCGCATTCCGTGCGGCACGCCCCGCGCCCAAGGAGGTGTCCAGGACAACGGTGCGCTATCACGACGCAACGGGATATGAATGCGCGCGCAACATCGTGAACACCGTGCAAGCCACCGTGCCAGGCGCCGACTGGACACTTGAGCCCCTCTCCCCCGCGCTCAATGGCGCCAGGGGCGTGATAGAAGTCTGGTTCAGCAGAACGGACAACGTTCCTGGGCAATGGCAGCCGTGA
- a CDS encoding TonB-dependent receptor, with protein sequence MSERCTSRRLTPVAPQFSLNRTCVAVHMALLLGLGGAPLAVTAAEAGKPASLELDETRIESSTDGADNLPPAYAGGQVATGGRVGLLGNKDFMETPFSTVSYTDTYIQDRQAKDITDVIAATDPSVFSNGLKGTFSENYSIRGFQTSVSDMTVDGLFGMAPYYRASPEMYERIEVLKGPSALLNGMPPGGSVGGIVNLIPKRAGDTPLTRLTATYESDAQFGGHVDVGRRFGEGNQFGVRFNGVYRDGDTSTEDQSKRNVLSSLALDWRGERAKLSVDLFDADDHIRGQNRGLGLAPGVAVPKPPKSDTLLNPDWAYVETKDKGVILRGEYELTDQLLAYGAIGTSKTDYKYSGAMVATVINNAGDLSTSMGQLKMEIEKTSAEVGLRGHFDTFAINHQWSVNATEYSDEQKDYGRRSVPGGNWVTNIYHPVWGPKAPQAFPQISHTENDLKSYGIADTMSVFDGRLQLTAGVRRQEVVTDTYNVATGARNKPGYDTHATTPAGAILFKVTDELSLYANYIEGLSKGTIAPVTAANAGQVFAPFKSKQKEVGLKLDLGTFSHTLALYEIKRPNSYTDPATNVYSFGGEQRNRGVEWTFFGAPLPDVRLMGGVAYVDPEVTKTAGGVNEGKTATAFPKLQGKLGMEWDTPAVEGLTLTGNVTSLSKQYISADNSLSIPGYTIFDVGARYAMQIASKPVTFRANISNLTDKDYWGVPLTASLGLGAPRTYELSATVDF encoded by the coding sequence ATGTCGGAACGTTGTACTTCACGACGCCTCACCCCTGTCGCGCCACAGTTCTCCCTGAACCGCACCTGCGTTGCCGTGCACATGGCCCTGTTGCTGGGCCTGGGTGGCGCCCCGCTGGCAGTGACGGCGGCCGAGGCCGGCAAGCCGGCCAGCCTGGAGCTGGATGAAACCCGCATCGAAAGCAGCACCGACGGCGCCGACAACCTGCCACCGGCCTACGCCGGCGGCCAGGTCGCCACGGGTGGGCGCGTCGGCCTGCTGGGCAACAAGGACTTCATGGAGACCCCGTTCAGCACGGTCAGCTACACCGACACCTACATCCAGGACCGCCAGGCCAAGGACATCACCGACGTGATCGCCGCCACCGACCCGTCGGTGTTCAGCAACGGCCTGAAGGGTACCTTCAGCGAGAACTATTCGATCCGCGGCTTCCAGACCAGCGTCAGCGACATGACCGTCGACGGCCTGTTCGGCATGGCGCCCTACTACCGCGCCTCGCCCGAGATGTACGAGCGCATCGAAGTGCTGAAGGGTCCGTCGGCGCTGCTCAACGGCATGCCGCCTGGCGGCTCGGTGGGCGGTATCGTCAACCTGATTCCCAAGCGTGCCGGCGACACACCACTGACCCGCCTGACCGCCACCTATGAGTCCGACGCCCAGTTCGGCGGCCATGTCGACGTCGGCCGGCGCTTCGGTGAAGGCAACCAGTTCGGCGTGCGCTTCAACGGCGTGTACCGCGACGGCGACACCAGCACCGAAGACCAGTCCAAGCGCAACGTGCTGTCGTCCCTGGCCCTGGACTGGCGCGGCGAACGCGCAAAACTGTCGGTCGACCTGTTCGACGCCGACGACCATATCCGCGGCCAGAACCGTGGTCTGGGCCTGGCACCTGGCGTGGCCGTGCCCAAGCCACCGAAGTCCGACACCCTGCTTAACCCCGACTGGGCCTATGTCGAGACCAAGGACAAGGGCGTGATCCTGCGCGGTGAGTATGAGCTCACCGACCAATTGCTGGCCTACGGCGCCATCGGCACCAGCAAGACCGACTACAAGTACAGCGGCGCCATGGTCGCCACGGTGATCAACAACGCCGGCGACCTCAGCACGTCCATGGGCCAGCTGAAGATGGAGATCGAGAAGACCTCCGCCGAGGTTGGCCTGCGCGGCCACTTCGACACCTTCGCCATCAACCACCAGTGGTCGGTGAACGCCACCGAGTACAGCGACGAGCAGAAGGACTACGGGCGTCGTTCGGTGCCAGGCGGCAACTGGGTGACCAACATCTACCACCCGGTATGGGGGCCGAAGGCGCCGCAGGCCTTCCCACAGATCAGCCACACCGAGAACGACCTGAAGAGCTACGGTATCGCCGACACGATGTCGGTGTTCGACGGCCGCCTGCAACTGACCGCCGGCGTACGCCGCCAGGAAGTGGTCACCGACACCTACAACGTCGCCACCGGCGCGCGCAACAAACCCGGCTACGATACCCACGCCACCACGCCGGCCGGCGCGATCCTGTTCAAGGTGACCGACGAACTGTCGCTGTACGCCAACTACATCGAAGGCCTGAGCAAGGGCACCATCGCACCGGTGACCGCCGCCAACGCCGGCCAGGTGTTCGCGCCGTTCAAGTCCAAGCAGAAGGAAGTCGGCCTGAAGCTGGACCTGGGCACCTTCAGCCACACCCTGGCGTTGTACGAGATCAAGCGCCCGAACAGCTACACCGACCCGGCCACCAACGTCTATTCGTTCGGCGGCGAGCAACGCAACCGCGGCGTCGAGTGGACCTTCTTCGGCGCCCCGCTGCCGGACGTGCGCCTGATGGGCGGCGTGGCCTATGTCGACCCCGAGGTGACCAAGACCGCGGGCGGCGTCAACGAGGGCAAGACCGCCACCGCCTTCCCCAAACTGCAGGGCAAGCTGGGCATGGAATGGGACACCCCGGCGGTGGAAGGGTTGACCTTGACGGGTAACGTCACCTCGCTGTCCAAGCAATACATCAGTGCCGACAACAGCCTGTCGATCCCCGGCTACACGATCTTCGACGTCGGTGCCCGCTACGCCATGCAGATCGCCAGCAAGCCGGTGACCTTCCGCGCCAACATCTCCAACCTGACCGACAAGGACTACTGGGGCGTGCCGCTGACCGCCAGCCTGGGGCTGGGGGCACCGCGCACCTACGAGCTGTCCGCCACCGTGGACTTCTGA